The Macaca fascicularis isolate 582-1 chromosome 1, T2T-MFA8v1.1 genome includes a window with the following:
- the MLLT11 gene encoding protein AF1q, giving the protein MRDPVSSQYSSFLFWRMPIPELDLSELEGLGLSDTATYKIKDSSVGKMIGPATAADQEKNPEGDGLLEYSTFNFWRAPIASIHSFELDLL; this is encoded by the coding sequence ATGAGGGACCCTGTGAGTAGCCAGTACAGctcctttcttttctggaggaTGCCCATCCCAGAACTGGATCTGTCGGAGCTGGAAGGCCTGGGTCTGTCAGATACAGCCACCTACAAGATAAAAGACAGCAGCGTTGGCAAAATGATCGGGCCAGCAACTGCAGCAGACCAGGAGAAAAACCCTGAAGGTGATGGCCTCCTTGAGTACAGCACCTTCAACTTCTGGAGAGCTCCCATTGCCAGCATCCACTCCTTCGAACTGGACTTGCTCTAA